One window of the Anaerolineae bacterium genome contains the following:
- a CDS encoding lytic transglycosylase domain-containing protein: MIKYIYSSIIWAVLIILTSVLPCHADIYRYVDSKGRLHFADVPKSSNYRIYIRERPAKSSNSYSTNKYDRYITEASKKHDVSFLLLKAIINVESDFNPKAVSKAGALGLMQIMPENIIRFSIRDPFNPGENIMGGTCYLKELLERYNGKLPLALAAYNAGPTMVDRYNDIPPIKETQNYVKKVMKSYNILINKKG; this comes from the coding sequence ATGATTAAATATATTTATTCCAGCATTATCTGGGCAGTCCTTATTATATTAACATCTGTCCTGCCCTGTCACGCCGACATATACAGGTATGTTGACAGTAAAGGGAGACTTCATTTTGCCGATGTGCCCAAATCTTCCAATTATCGGATATACATCAGGGAAAGACCTGCAAAATCGTCCAATTCATACTCAACAAACAAATATGATCGCTATATTACCGAAGCATCAAAAAAGCATGATGTTTCTTTCCTGTTGTTAAAAGCTATAATTAATGTTGAGTCGGATTTTAATCCAAAGGCTGTTTCAAAAGCAGGCGCATTAGGCCTTATGCAAATAATGCCGGAGAATATCATAAGGTTTAGTATAAGAGATCCCTTTAACCCGGGAGAAAATATAATGGGAGGCACCTGTTATTTAAAAGAGCTTTTAGAGCGCTATAACGGGAAGCTGCCGCTGGCGCTTGCCGCATATAATGCCGGCCCGACCATGGTGGACCGTTATAACGACATTCCTCCGATAAAGGAGACACAAAATTATGTTAAAAAAGTTATGAAATCTTATAATATTTTAATAAATAAAAAAGGCTGA
- a CDS encoding YwbE family protein — translation MTDGTKRADILAGLKVSIVLKQDQRTGKLTKGIVRDILTKSTTHPHGIKVRLENGLVGRVKIIHG, via the coding sequence ATGACTGACGGAACAAAAAGAGCCGATATTCTAGCCGGCCTGAAAGTTTCCATTGTATTAAAGCAGGACCAGAGAACCGGAAAGCTTACCAAAGGCATCGTCCGGGATATTCTGACAAAATCCACCACACATCCCCACGGGATCAAGGTTCGTTTGGAAAACGGCCTGGTGGGGAGGGTCAAAATCATTCACGGTTGA